From the Thermodesulfobacteriota bacterium genome, one window contains:
- a CDS encoding iron ABC transporter permease codes for MSRGSISLAALLWLIVAFLVIYPLSILVLESFKIAETGGWGMGNYLEFFQDAYYLKTFGNTLLLSTMVLLTTTVFGVPLAYILARYRHRGKTVFTALILLPIVLPAFAGVFAFIIFFGKYGTVNLLLMEIGLIDKPLNFIYGLHGLVFIQSLHMLPFIVLGLSAGFTNIDPSFEEAAEVEGASSFRRFFTVTLPLCTPSYLAGAVLVFLWPFTDWLTPLILGQVDLLPSVSYINISYHFTDMHRKHMGIVAVVVSSIVCISLFLLARYWVEKKKYTGLSKGTTSEGRVIEPNRWVKSGAYMYMIFIAVLVLLIPVVLGLAAFSRRWTFEIFPTYWTLENFRLILLESPLLIKNSFLFSGIALIFGIAFGLPVAYLIVRTRVPGKDALDFVITLMLAFPGIAIGVSYILAFWKAIPLAHYWIIMPIALFARRLPYFLRMAHSSYLQLDPSLEEASEVSGAGKLRTFFLISLPLLLKGVLVGVVMFFIMAFQEISTAVFLYKGGWETLPIGIYLNWHRGMEFGIAAAMAFLMIVITFILLLIISRISGGVLKAAWGAEG; via the coding sequence ATGTCACGCGGCAGTATTTCTCTGGCAGCACTCCTGTGGTTGATCGTTGCCTTCCTGGTAATTTATCCGCTTTCCATTTTAGTATTGGAAAGCTTCAAAATTGCCGAAACCGGTGGCTGGGGTATGGGCAATTACCTGGAATTTTTTCAGGACGCGTATTATCTCAAAACCTTTGGAAATACCCTGCTGCTAAGTACGATGGTACTTCTGACCACCACCGTATTCGGGGTGCCCCTGGCATACATTTTGGCCAGATACAGGCACCGGGGAAAAACCGTTTTCACCGCATTGATTCTGTTGCCGATTGTTTTGCCCGCTTTCGCCGGCGTGTTTGCCTTCATCATCTTTTTCGGAAAATATGGAACTGTAAATCTGCTTTTGATGGAAATTGGCCTGATAGACAAACCGCTGAATTTCATCTATGGCTTACACGGACTGGTATTCATTCAATCCCTGCATATGCTCCCTTTTATCGTTCTGGGTCTTTCGGCAGGTTTTACCAACATAGATCCTTCCTTTGAAGAAGCCGCCGAAGTCGAGGGAGCGAGCAGTTTTCGGAGATTTTTTACCGTCACCTTGCCGCTGTGTACCCCAAGTTATCTGGCGGGCGCCGTTCTCGTATTCCTGTGGCCCTTTACCGACTGGCTCACCCCATTGATTCTGGGACAGGTGGACCTTCTGCCATCGGTTTCGTATATCAACATCTCCTATCACTTTACCGATATGCACCGCAAGCATATGGGGATCGTGGCGGTGGTGGTTTCTTCCATCGTTTGCATTTCTCTCTTTTTGCTCGCCCGGTATTGGGTCGAAAAGAAAAAGTATACCGGACTCTCAAAAGGGACAACGTCCGAAGGCCGTGTGATCGAGCCCAACAGGTGGGTGAAATCAGGTGCGTATATGTACATGATTTTTATTGCCGTTCTGGTTTTGCTCATTCCGGTTGTGTTGGGTTTAGCCGCATTTTCCCGAAGATGGACCTTTGAGATATTCCCCACCTATTGGACGCTGGAAAATTTCCGGCTCATCCTGCTGGAAAGTCCGCTTTTGATAAAAAACTCCTTCCTTTTCAGTGGAATTGCGCTGATCTTCGGAATTGCTTTCGGGCTTCCGGTGGCTTACCTTATCGTCCGTACCCGGGTGCCGGGAAAAGATGCCCTCGATTTTGTCATCACATTGATGCTGGCGTTTCCGGGTATCGCCATTGGTGTGAGTTATATTTTGGCATTTTGGAAAGCCATACCTTTGGCCCATTATTGGATTATCATGCCCATCGCTCTGTTTGCCAGGCGACTTCCGTATTTTTTGCGCATGGCGCACTCCTCCTATTTACAGCTGGATCCTTCCCTGGAGGAAGCCTCCGAGGTATCGGGCGCCGGTAAACTCAGAACTTTTTTCCTTATTTCATTGCCGTTGCTGCTTAAAGGAGTACTTGTCGGCGTGGTGATGTTCTTCATCATGGCGTTTCAGGAAATTTCCACCGCGGTATTCCTTTATAAGGGAGGATGGGAAACCCTGCCCATTGGGATCTACCTGAACTGGCATCGTGGAATGGAATTTGGGATCGCCGCTGCCATGGCTTTTCTGATGATTGTGATCACCTTCATTCTTCTGCTGATCATATCAAGAATCAGCGGGGGTGTTCTCAAAGCCGCCTGGGGTGCAGAAGGATAG